One window of Carassius auratus strain Wakin chromosome 17, ASM336829v1, whole genome shotgun sequence genomic DNA carries:
- the LOC113117487 gene encoding LOW QUALITY PROTEIN: aftiphilin (The sequence of the model RefSeq protein was modified relative to this genomic sequence to represent the inferred CDS: inserted 2 bases in 1 codon), translating into MEPDVIRLYSSSPPPLDAAGEEEEEDEFGEFGGFDGGGVSTSFSFSELDTPTTFNQSNALEDSPPDLYIKSVQNVTVSGSGWDNDNKMEGESIHNVEKTEKESSDILTDGIESSDLQMEISVEYGQKSHSIIPDVQKSCMGDGHGLSNGYSVSCANSEQDSALSTCLHSTDTEEHSGLDVNIADVFDRKQLINQTDNLPDSNSQSLHEEESEPGETETRLELSGDSQSFTTSKHAKEAEGEQDQIENFVVCGDAGCLDRSADSVDIAETEKDPSKDVDLISDTQLSRDTREIHGSSVKAGVEVNEEVETNIDPTADEDFGDFRDATQGFADFSRTESITQDGFPEFVTAMSRCSTDDEFDDMDSLKDFKDDLELAEETTDNEVAFCSELPPSDSFADFSSAPFVGVAVGEEDNWAAFGPPEVTEEGQGSWATFGNEQSTSLGKEEQDFETSAAPSSDNLQSSTADFSCKTQHLFRTXFPSEIPPEVNGVTEVLPLHKFLQAQDLQEQRDPSSSFAQENALAMWRHLQDIHGSHGLKYKWAGSHSNRILLDCLGIRNILFTGDKKQPVIVPMFAAGLGMLEPTKESQKSPASPALSLSDPVESGNILCTQVASSLAISTDAQDGGISELNLDYFGPVDECSSDSGTDTPLPGVDPEIYELTTAKMENNATGRYIADAFTKLMESMERTRTTARKPEKDEKMSKEAAKVISLLPDLSFMQSRVLMFPSILTPAANHI; encoded by the exons ATGGAGCCTGATGTCATCCGTCTGTACTCTTCCTCTCCGCCTCCACTGGATGCGGCtggagaggaagaagaggaggatgagtTTGGTGAGTTCGGGGGTTTCGATGGTGGAGGGGTGTCAACCAGTTTCAGCTTCTCAGAGCTCGACACGCCCACAACATTCAACCAGTCAAACGCACTGGAGGACTCCCCACCTGACCTGTACATCAAATCCGTGCAGAATGTCACTGTTTCGGGGAGTGGATgggataatgataataaaatggaAGGAGAATCAATCCACAATGTTGAGAAAACAGAGAAGGAATCGTCTGACATCCTCACAGATGGCATTGAATCCTCTGACCTACAGATGGAGATCTCCGTCGAATATGGTCAGAAATCTCACTCAATAATTCCTGATGTCCAAAAGAGCTGTATGGGTGATGGACACGGCCTCAGTAACGGCTACAGTGTGTCTTGTGCAAATTCAGAGCAGGACAGTGCTCTTTCCACCTGCTTACACAGCACAGACACCGAGGAACACTCTGGACTAGACGTAAACATAGCTGATGTGTTTGACAGAAAGCAGTTAATTAACCAAACGGACAACCTGCCAGACTCAAACAGTCAGTCATTGCATGAAGAAGAATCTGAACCTGGAGAGACGGAAACGAGGCTGGAGTTATCTGGTGACTCCCAGTCATTTACTACCAGTAAACATGCAAAGGAGGCTGAAGGTGAGCAGGATCAAATAGAGAACTTTGTTGTTTGTGGTGACGCAGGCTGTCTAGACAGGTCGGCGGACTCTGTTGACATAGCCGAAACAGAGAAGGACCCCTCAAAGGATGTGGATCTAATCTCTGACACACAGCTGAGCAGAGACACAAGGGAAATTCATGGATCGTCTGTAAAGGCAGGGGTGGAAGTAAATGAGGAGGTTGAGACAAACATAGACCCCACAGCTGATGAGGATTTTGGAGATTTCAGAGATGCAACTCAGGGTTTTGCAGACTTCAGCCGAACTGAATCTATTACCCAGGACGGATTTCCTGAATTTGTCACAGCGATGTCCAGGTGCTCCACGGATGATGAGTTTGATGACATGGACAGCCTGAAGGACTTCAAGGATGACCTTGAGCTGGCTGAGGAAACAACGGACAATGAAGTAGCTTTTTGTTCTGAGTTGCCTCCTAGTGACAGTTTTGCCGACTTCAGTTCAGCTCCGTTTGTAGGTGTGGCAGTGGGAGAGGAGGACAACTGGGCTGCGTTTGGACCACCTGAAGTCACTGAAGAGGGTCAAGGTTCATGGGCCACATTTGGGAATGAACAGAGTACTTCCCTGGGTAAAGAAGAACAAGATTTTGAGACTTCAGCAGCACCCTCTAGTGACAACCTCCAGAGTAGCACT GCTGATTTCAGCTGCAAAACACAGCATCTCTTCAGAAC CTTCCCTTCAGAGATCCCTCCTGAGGTCAACGGGGTCACTGAGGTCTTGCCCCTCCACAAATTCCTACAGGCTCAGGATCTTCAGGAGCAAAGGGATCCAAGCAGCTCTTTTGCACAGGA GAATGCATTGGCCATGTGGCGCCACCTTCAGGACATCCACGGCAGTCATGGCCTTAAGTACAAGTGGGCTGGTTCGCATAGCAACAGAATACTTCTGGATTGCCTAGGAATCAGGAATATT TTGTTCACTGGAGATAAGAAGCAGCCGGTGATCGTGCCTATGTTTGCTGCTGGACTG GGAATGCTGGAACCCACCAAAGAGTCTCAAAAATCGCCAGCCTCCCCTGCACTTTCCCTTTCTGATCCTGTGGAGAGTGGAAATATTCTATGCACTCAG GTGGCATCCTCTTTGGCCATTAGTACTGACG CACAAGATGGAGGAATATCAGAGCTAAATTTGGATTATTTTGGCCCTGTGGATGAATGTAGCTCAGATAGTGGAACTGACACCCCACTACCAG GTGTTGATCCAGAGATATATGAACTGACTACAGCTAAAATGGAAAACAACGCCACTGGGCGCTACATTGCAGAT